The DNA segment GGTGGTGGAAAAAAAAGATTCCATCTTAGTCAATATCCAGCAGTTCAATCATGTCTAATTACATGATTGATACTAGAGTTGATAATAACATTATCTATCTAAGATGAATAACTCCTGATCTGTGGTCGACATCAAACAAAGAAAAGAGAGGGATTGAGTTGAGTAAGGTTGAATTTGATTACTAAGAAAACAAATGATTGATTCCTGGCAAATTTCATTATCTCCAGTTTCCATTTGCAAGGCCGAATTTGCACATCACACAGCATCTCCATAATCctcaaacaaaaaaaattcttcaGAAGGGGTGATTTTGCATTCTATTTATATGGCAAAAAGTAATCTGggttataaatgaaaaaaaactgCAAATAAAACTGATATAAGTTTGCAACAATAAGAAACAGCAGATTTACATGCCTTGCTAGAGTATGTCAGTCGAAagaaacacttttttttttttgaacttaaaTGATACTTCGGTGTGTCCAACGATATCGATAGTAAGAACGAAATGGAGAATTAATTGAATGACACCAATTATATCATCTGAAAGTCTTGCATTCATCAGTATAAACAAACAACAGATTATACGCGATTAACGACCGGCAACATCAACCTTTTTTTAACGAGACAGACCAGAAATACTAGAAAACAAACCTGACTAACAACAAAAGATGAAATGTATTTCACACTACTTATGTATCGATGCCCTCAAATAACTATTCATAAACATCATCCCTCAAAAATTTGCTGACCCAAGGAAATGAGCTTCTGGATAATTTGCCGTAGTGCTGGAGCACTCACGGTGCATTTTTTATCAGCAAAACATGAGCGCCCTTCCTCCGCTGCACGACAAAGATGAGGATCCAATGGCACTTTCCCGAGAAATGGGACTCCCATTTCAGTGCACATCTTTGCAGCCCCACCTCCACTGCTATCGAACACCTCACTGCATGCAATCACAGACAGCAGCTCTGGGGCGTTCGATCTAATGTAACTAAGTGCCCACTCGGTTACATCATTCTCATCTCCAGTCTCATTCGACTTCACAAACCTGAAATCTGAGATGGACTGCCACATCCCACTCATGTTCTCAACAACCCCCAGAACCCGGATGCCGACCTTCTTGCAAAAGCTGATCTCCTTGCGCACATCGATCAAAGACACCTGTTGTGGGGTGGTCACAATGATAGCACCATCTATGCCGGTGGCTTGCAGAAACTGAACTATAGAAATATGCTCGTCGGATGTCCCAGGGGGGGCATCCACCACAAGATAGTCCAGCTCTCCCCAATCCACATCCTTCAAGAACTGTTTGATGAGTCCGTTCTTGCGAGGACCCCTCCATATAACAGCCTCATCAGGGTGGGGGAGCATGAAACCAATTGACATGACCCCAAGGTTTGATTCGACATAGACAGGGGACCAACCAAGGTTGCTTTGGTGGATGTCCTGCCCTTCAAGACCAAGCATCTTGGGGATGCTAGGCCCACATATATCTATGTCAAGAAGGCCAACCTGGTAGTTCATCTCAGCCAACGCAAACGAGAGCTGTGCAGAGAACGTACTTTTTCCAACTCCACCCTTTCCAGATAGAACCAGTATTTTGTGTTTAATAGCCGCCATTCTTTCTGCTATAGTCACCATATCTGACAAAAGATTACACATCTCTAAGTAATTTGATCATAGTAATGTATCTAGGAGTTCTAAGTATTATGGGAATAGCAGTTGAAACTTTGACGATACAGAGGTAGGCACTCGACTATTTCAATAAATTAACACTATGTAAAGGTGAGCTCAAAAATCTTGAACAATGAAAGATAATCAAACTTAAATTGCAGCTAACCATgcctaaaataatttttttttctataatgCTTCAGAAGAGTCTCTCTCTAAAAAGACAGCACATCATAACATCAACAGACTGCTGATTGCCTCAAAACATGAACTATAGGACCTACGACCTAAATAATTATCATCTATCCTGATGATGTAGCTCCGAAAACTTCACCAACTTGAAGACTTCTGATCAGCATCCATCATGATGTTGGAGTACTTACTGTTTTTAGTGCCATTAGCAGCTCAATTAACTCTACATAATTTTAGAATGGACTCATGCTAGACATTCCAACAAGCTGCTTCTTATGGATCTGTCGTTTTTTGGCAATTTATATAAACAGGAAAAACATAAAATTTAACATATCAGATAAATTCAATATGGCCTGTCTGATCTCACTTTGCCATAAGTTCTTCACGAGGGACATTAAAGGCCTAGCAAAGTACCAGTTGACAAATTTTCTCTTAAGTTGGAAATAAAACAACACCAAACTAAACCAAGCTTCAGAAATCATGCTGAACATTTTTAAAGTTTTCTGGCATTCCTTGCTACCAAGTGCCTAAAAGATTTTCTTGAAAACCAAGGCTTAGATTTATACATACAATTCCTCTCTCATGTTGCATATAGTCTTCCAAGAACAAGCAGCATCATGAAGAATTACTGCACAAATTTTTGACTATTCAAACTCTGCAACAGAACTCAGTCTAGGGTTATATACTATGCCACAAATACGAGAAAAAACGAGAACGTTGTTAATGTAATATGGGAGATTGGAAGAGAAGTACCAGGGTCGGGGCCAGTTGGGGCAGTGGCACAGATTTGCTGATTAGGGCACCCGGCGCAGGCATCTGCCTTCCCCGCCTCCTCCGACTGCGGCCCCGGGCAATCTGAAAACCCTCAAACCACAAGGGAAAAAAGAATCAGAGAAAGAGGAACACAATATCCGCTTAAATTTTGGAAGAGGAAGAAATCTTACGTTCATTTGCGTTCTCAGGGATGTCGTGATTTCCATTCTccatctcctctccccttctctctctctctgtctctctgacCTTCCTAGAGAGGATGAAATAAACATCGAATAGATATTTATACGGTATGGTAGTGAATGACGGAAAAGCCCATGGCTTTGGAATCCATTCGATCAAGATCGGACGGATAGCACGCGATCTTTCTCATTTGATACCAACAACAGCGCTGCGGTTGCGTGGAGAGCCCAATAGAGAGATGATGAGATGAGCGCGATTGCGCCCAGATGATGTGATGAGGGCGATTTTGCCCCACCGCGTGGCCTTATCGTCGCCCTTCCCTTCGACCGACGCCCTCCATCTGTTCGTTCGCGCGGCCCTCCGAAAAGAAGTTGCTTTTGCCTCGCCGCGATCCGCGGCGGCTGCGAGGGGCGGCGCGGGGCGTAGGACGCGACACACGGACTCCCCATGGCGTCCTCCGGGTACTGGAAAAGCTAGCGACTTTCTCTGGTTTTTGGTGTATATCCGATccattctctttctcttcttgatTGGCTCCATGTGTCGTTTCATCTTCCTTGCTTTGCTTCGTCTTCTTCGGTTGTTTTCGCTGTGTCTTAGGGTTTGTTCTAATTCATGTCCTTCTCTGGCATTCGAAAGTAATGCTTGCAGGAGGTTGATTCCACAATCATGTTAGATTCGCCCCAAAATATGCTCTTGTTTGTGTTGCAGTAACCAAAGTTCACTATATTTGATTCTTCGAGTAGTCACATTCTCATTGGCAGAGCTACTTGCGGACAGGGATTTCTTTCCTGATGAATATCTTGTTTAGATTTGTCGT comes from the Musa acuminata AAA Group cultivar baxijiao chromosome BXJ2-8, Cavendish_Baxijiao_AAA, whole genome shotgun sequence genome and includes:
- the LOC135620073 gene encoding cytosolic Fe-S cluster assembly factor NBP35-like, with translation MENGNHDIPENANEHCPGPQSEEAGKADACAGCPNQQICATAPTGPDPDMVTIAERMAAIKHKILVLSGKGGVGKSTFSAQLSFALAEMNYQVGLLDIDICGPSIPKMLGLEGQDIHQSNLGWSPVYVESNLGVMSIGFMLPHPDEAVIWRGPRKNGLIKQFLKDVDWGELDYLVVDAPPGTSDEHISIVQFLQATGIDGAIIVTTPQQVSLIDVRKEISFCKKVGIRVLGVVENMSGMWQSISDFRFVKSNETGDENDVTEWALSYIRSNAPELLSVIACSEVFDSSGGGAAKMCTEMGVPFLGKVPLDPHLCRAAEEGRSCFADKKCTVSAPALRQIIQKLISLGQQIFEG